A genomic segment from Acidobacteriota bacterium encodes:
- a CDS encoding cytochrome c, producing the protein MKIPAALKIAVLAVAATIFYAYVGQLVPQKRVDPPEETVIEEDLSPEELANVGQGIFQGKGLCSTCHTIGKSGALRFPDLSGIASRASTRIPGMGSLEYLTHSLYRPNEFIVDGFNPGMPEINRPPIGLNDQEILAVIAYLQTLGGSPTVTLDTQLPIPGSEAAQQASAEPAGGEAAPAAPSAGGPLAQHDCGRCHNLDQPGRLEAASLVDVGARLDRNAIMASILSQHQQEPFMSQVTLQELQRMVDLLAAKGGTE; encoded by the coding sequence ATGAAAATACCTGCCGCATTGAAGATCGCCGTGCTGGCCGTGGCCGCTACGATCTTCTACGCCTATGTGGGGCAACTGGTGCCGCAAAAACGGGTCGATCCGCCTGAAGAGACGGTAATCGAAGAGGACCTGTCGCCGGAAGAGCTGGCCAACGTCGGCCAAGGCATCTTCCAGGGCAAGGGACTCTGTTCCACCTGCCACACCATCGGCAAATCGGGCGCATTGCGTTTTCCCGACTTGAGCGGCATCGCCTCCAGGGCCTCGACACGCATCCCGGGCATGGGCTCGCTGGAATACCTGACCCATTCGCTCTACCGCCCCAATGAATTTATCGTGGACGGATTCAATCCCGGCATGCCCGAGATCAACCGTCCCCCCATCGGACTCAACGACCAGGAAATCCTGGCCGTCATCGCCTATCTGCAGACACTGGGGGGCTCGCCCACCGTGACCCTGGACACCCAGCTTCCCATTCCCGGCAGCGAAGCGGCCCAGCAGGCCTCCGCCGAGCCCGCCGGGGGGGAGGCCGCGCCGGCCGCACCCTCGGCCGGCGGCCCCTTGGCCCAGCACGACTGCGGACGCTGCCACAACCTCGACCAGCCGGGACGGCTGGAGGCCGCCAGCCTGGTCGACGTGGGCGCCCGCCTTGACCGCAACGCTATAATGGCCTCGATCCTCAGCCAACACCAGCAAGAGCCTTTTATGTCTCAAGTCACCCTCCAGGAATTGCAGCGGATGGTCGACCTCCTGGCCGCTAAAGGAGGGACCGAATGA